A genomic region of Leptolyngbya sp. NIES-2104 contains the following coding sequences:
- the patD gene encoding heterocyst frequency control protein PatD, with amino-acid sequence MLTENQVPKFELFQKTIADLDTENHSELHQKIRSLQKFFQAEIQPIQSDDYSLHSVLVEINKQMRLLSMDATFLQAARQAETIHTRVGQIRDRIKLLTQYCAVILATNPD; translated from the coding sequence ATGTTAACAGAGAACCAAGTACCGAAGTTTGAATTATTCCAAAAGACGATCGCTGATCTCGATACCGAAAATCATTCCGAACTTCACCAAAAGATACGATCGCTACAGAAGTTTTTCCAAGCAGAAATTCAACCGATTCAATCTGATGACTATTCACTCCATTCAGTCTTGGTAGAAATCAATAAACAGATGCGATTACTATCAATGGATGCTACATTTCTCCAAGCCGCACGACAAGCAGAAACGATTCATACTCGCGTCGGGCAAATTCGCGATCGCATCAAGCTTCTGACTCAATATTGCGCTGTGATTCTAGCCACCAACCCTGATTAA
- a CDS encoding bifunctional (p)ppGpp synthetase/guanosine-3',5'-bis(diphosphate) 3'-pyrophosphohydrolase, giving the protein MNVAASLPTIDFALPDWLRECFLKRSEESQLDRDLICRAFEFAYQLHEGQKRASGEPYIAHPVAVAGILRDLGGSGTMIAAGFLHDVVEDTEVTPEEIEERFGSEVRCLVDGVTKLSKFNFSSKTERQAENFRRMFLAMAQDIRVIVVKLADRLHNMRTLEHLAPEKQQRISLETREIFAPLANRLGIGNIKWELEDLSFKYLETDAYREIQRLVSEKRADREARLSEVAATFKKRLDQVGVDCIEVSGRPKHLYGIYQKMQRQQKGYEQIYDVAAVRIIVRNNDECYRALAIVHDTFRPIPGRFKDYIGLPKPNRYQSLHTVVIGESGRPLEVQIRTLEMHHVAEYGIAAHWKYKEVGGSNSQLTSDDEKFTWLRQLLDWQNDLKDAQEYLESIKDNLFDGDVYVFTPKGEVVSLSPRSTPVDFAYRIHTEVGNHCAGAKVNGRMVPLDTQLRMGDIVEVMTQKNARPSLDWLNFVVTTGARNRIRQAYKRSHHDENVLRGRDMLEKELGKNGFEALMKSAPMLAAAERCNYHSVEDFVAAVGYGEITLNLALNRIREAVKAQQLLSQPAPVLLDSLANGVALLPTTPRAVPAPNTTKYPIAGVEGLLHYMAGCCHPLPGEPIIGVVTRSNRGIAIHRQGCPNVDAIPGDRLVPLNWNPTQPTTGRAQTYPIDIQIEVIDRVGVLKDILSRLTDNNINVRNAQVKTFPDQTAVIDLGIDICDHAQLERTFVQIKKMTDVLNMRRVSQIDEV; this is encoded by the coding sequence ATGAATGTAGCGGCATCCCTTCCCACGATTGACTTTGCTTTACCTGATTGGCTGCGGGAGTGTTTTCTTAAACGCTCCGAAGAGTCTCAGCTCGATCGAGATTTAATTTGCCGCGCTTTTGAGTTTGCCTATCAGTTACATGAAGGGCAAAAACGAGCTTCTGGCGAACCGTATATTGCTCACCCTGTCGCAGTGGCAGGAATTTTGAGAGATTTAGGCGGCAGCGGTACGATGATTGCTGCTGGTTTTTTACATGATGTGGTCGAAGATACCGAGGTGACTCCAGAGGAAATCGAGGAGCGCTTCGGGTCTGAAGTCCGATGTTTGGTCGATGGTGTGACCAAGCTTTCAAAGTTTAATTTTTCTAGTAAAACGGAGCGTCAGGCTGAGAACTTCCGTCGAATGTTTTTGGCGATGGCGCAGGATATTCGCGTGATTGTGGTGAAGCTTGCCGATCGACTTCACAATATGCGAACTCTGGAGCATCTTGCACCGGAGAAACAGCAAAGGATCTCGCTCGAAACTCGTGAAATTTTCGCACCGTTGGCGAACCGTTTAGGGATTGGGAATATCAAATGGGAGCTTGAAGATCTCTCGTTTAAATATTTGGAAACGGATGCTTATCGGGAAATACAGCGATTAGTGTCAGAGAAACGTGCCGATCGAGAAGCGAGATTGAGCGAAGTTGCGGCAACTTTCAAGAAGCGTCTGGATCAGGTTGGAGTGGATTGCATCGAAGTCAGCGGTAGACCGAAGCATCTTTATGGCATTTATCAGAAGATGCAGCGACAGCAAAAAGGCTACGAGCAAATCTATGATGTGGCGGCTGTCCGAATCATTGTTAGGAACAATGACGAATGCTATCGCGCTTTAGCGATCGTGCATGATACGTTTCGCCCAATTCCTGGACGATTTAAAGACTATATTGGATTGCCTAAACCGAATCGATATCAATCGCTGCATACAGTTGTGATTGGTGAATCGGGTCGCCCGCTAGAAGTGCAGATTCGGACTCTTGAAATGCACCATGTTGCTGAATACGGGATTGCAGCACACTGGAAGTATAAAGAAGTCGGCGGCTCTAATTCGCAACTTACGAGCGATGATGAGAAATTTACTTGGTTGCGTCAGTTGCTCGACTGGCAGAACGATCTCAAAGATGCTCAGGAATATCTAGAGAGCATTAAAGATAATCTCTTTGATGGCGATGTGTATGTGTTCACACCGAAAGGAGAAGTCGTTTCGCTCAGTCCTCGATCGACTCCGGTTGATTTTGCGTATCGGATTCATACCGAAGTTGGAAACCATTGTGCGGGCGCGAAAGTGAATGGTCGGATGGTTCCGCTCGATACCCAGTTGCGGATGGGCGATATTGTCGAGGTCATGACTCAGAAAAATGCTCGTCCGAGTTTGGACTGGCTGAACTTTGTGGTGACGACAGGGGCGAGAAACCGGATTCGGCAGGCATATAAGCGATCGCATCATGATGAAAATGTGCTGCGCGGTCGAGATATGCTGGAAAAAGAACTCGGTAAGAATGGCTTTGAAGCGCTGATGAAGTCTGCTCCGATGTTGGCGGCTGCGGAACGATGTAACTATCACAGTGTTGAAGATTTTGTCGCAGCGGTTGGATATGGCGAAATTACGTTGAATCTGGCTTTGAATCGGATTCGAGAAGCAGTCAAAGCGCAACAGTTACTTTCTCAGCCTGCACCCGTTCTATTGGATAGTTTGGCGAATGGTGTGGCGCTGTTGCCAACGACACCGAGAGCCGTTCCTGCACCGAATACGACGAAGTATCCGATCGCTGGAGTGGAGGGTTTACTTCATTACATGGCGGGCTGCTGTCATCCGTTGCCGGGAGAGCCGATTATCGGAGTCGTTACCCGTAGCAATCGCGGTATTGCAATTCATCGCCAGGGCTGTCCGAATGTGGATGCGATTCCGGGCGATCGATTGGTGCCGCTAAACTGGAATCCGACTCAGCCCACGACTGGGCGCGCTCAAACGTATCCGATCGACATTCAGATTGAGGTTATCGATCGCGTCGGTGTGCTGAAGGACATTCTTTCTCGCCTGACGGATAACAATATCAACGTTCGTAATGCTCAGGTCAAAACCTTCCCGGATCAAACGGCGGTGATCGACTTGGGCATTGATATTTGTGATCATGCTCAACTCGAACGCACTTTCGTTCAGATTAAGAAGATGACGGACGTGCTGAATATGCGACGGGTAAGTCAAATTGATGAAGTGTAA
- a CDS encoding HPF/RaiA family ribosome-associated protein: MFNAVDLLAVIRILIQRLEQFTVKIPPEITYRGVEKSDAIDSLLQEKIAKLERACDHINSCHIAIEKEQDHPRDRSPYRVRLDITVPPNHEVAAESTMSNQNRYVKLDAVIRDAFDKAWRQLRDLSKQQHEFDHGRDNS, encoded by the coding sequence ATGTTTAATGCTGTCGATCTGCTTGCTGTAATTCGCATATTAATACAGCGATTGGAGCAATTTACCGTGAAAATTCCACCCGAAATTACCTATCGAGGCGTTGAAAAATCTGACGCGATCGACTCCCTACTTCAAGAAAAAATCGCCAAGCTCGAACGCGCCTGTGATCACATCAACAGTTGTCACATCGCGATCGAAAAAGAGCAAGACCATCCCCGCGATCGTTCTCCTTACCGCGTCCGACTCGACATCACAGTTCCACCCAACCACGAAGTCGCCGCAGAAAGCACCATGAGCAATCAAAACCGCTATGTCAAACTCGATGCTGTGATTCGAGATGCCTTCGACAAAGCATGGCGACAACTCAGAGATCTCTCAAAACAACAGCACGAATTTGATCACGGCAGAGATAACAGCTAA